AGGCGTGCACCTCGATAGCAGTGAGTGTAGctgtggtgtagtgtgtgtgtgtgtgcgcgcgcgtgtgtgtgtgggaatgtggGTCAGTATGTGGCGTTAGGTACctttgtccacacacacacacagagacacacacacacacacacacacacacactgttatccAGCATTGTGGATTACTACTCCAATGTCACACTGTGGTTTAGGATTAACTGTGCTTGGATATGAAGTGACACACTGCTGGTCCACCGGTGGTGAACCCACAGAAAACCCCCTTAGGTATACAGCCATTTCACTACTCCAATACCATCCCCCTTACAAACTGGGTTACAACCGGTTTGTTGTTCAGCGGTTGCTGTTTTGACCGTTATTTTCGTCTTGCTGTCGGTTCTGGTCAGAATTCTCGAGGCGATGTGCACACTCAGTCTCACACACGGTCTGACCTGAGCCCAGCTGAATGGAAGTGACATGGTGAGAGTAGAACTGGGTCGAAGACGACCAAGAGCCAACGGCTGTCCTCCATTCAGAGAGCTGGCATGGCCTGGTTTGGCCTGGTTTCTCTCCCTGCTTGTGTACATTCTCTGTGGGCCTTGTCTCAGTCCTACCCCTGGCCTGGTCTAAtgacgtcacacacacagtttagatGCAAAACACGGCTCACATGGGAGATAGACCTACAGTAAAGGATTGGGACTGAGGTAATGAATACTGAATATTCGGCCTACTTATGGTAAAGCTGCTTTCTAGAACGTTCTTCATATCTTAATATTTTACATTCTTACGGGCATACTTTACATACAAGACGGTGTCTGGTCCTTCACACATCCTAATGCCAGGACACGTAGGCAGTAGAACATGCATGATGTAGCCATGCCCCCTacttccccccctcacacaaGCCTGACATGTaaatcccccttcctcccccttcctcctgacCCGCCAATGTTCTTAAAGAACAGCCACAAAACAGCAGGGAATTAAGGGCAACctttaatattattattgttctCATTTGACTGGATGCTTAGATCCTGCTTGTGGGGgggttcagagagagggagaggggggggggggagagagagagattgtgttttagtgttttacAATGTCTGGAAACAGGAACTAAAAAGGTGCTTTTCTATTACAGTAGTAAAGAGAACCTaaacttcctccctctctctctttctctctctctccttctctctttctctttctctcacacacataatctctctctctattgttgTGGTATCAAAAGCCTGGCTCTAATGCCAGGAACTTTGGTTAGGGTTTCTGAATCTGAAACACAAACGTGTTTCGAGCTCTTGAAAAGCAGAGGTTAGGTTTCTTATATTTAGTCTTGTTAAACTCTAACCCCTTTCTCCCTCattctccccccgccccccgccccacctcctctctccctccagactgTGGGAtcgcaccccaccccccccttatGCCCACGGTGGCAGCTGATGGAAGAGAAATCACTGTCCAAGCCCACCATGGTGTCCAGACTGCCCAAGTTCGGTGCCCGTCCTGCCCCGGGGGTGTCCAGCCCCCTGCCCAATGGGCCCCCtcagcccccgccccccacccaggAGGGCAAGACGCCCCCCCCAGTGAGGGCCAACGGACTCCTccgcacctcctccttctctctgaagTGGAGGAAAGATGGCGTGGGCGCCAGTCCTGAGGATGGAGCGTgcctggaggggagggaagacaaGCCCCAGTTCCAGCTCCCCTTGCTGGGGAAGGAGGGTAAGAAAGCCTCCCCCTCAACCCCTAAGCTGCAGAGGTCTGCTTCCTCCGtgtcctccacctccagtcCCAAGGCCATACCCAGGCATCAGCCGTCCAAGGCCAGCCCCAAGACAGGGGCCAGGCTGGGGCAAAGCCCGCTCAGCGGGGGCCTAAAAGCGGGCCTGAACGGCTCCTTGGGCTCCAGACGCTCGGGGTCTGGCTCGTGCCTGGTGAACTCCGGCTCGCCCCGCAGCGGCTCCAGAGACAGTCTGTCCCAGTCCAGCGACAGCCTCAAGTCGCTCGTGCTGGACAACATGGTGCGCTCGCAGAGCTTCACCCACTTCAAGCAgatcccctcccccagcagccTGCCCATGACGCGCTCCTTCTCCTTCAACAGAGCTGTGGAGCTGGCCAAGCCCCTGGCCAACACCCAGCTcaggacccccaggaccaccctCATCAAGCCCCCCCAGGGCCTGGCCAACGGccggttggggctggggctgggagggatggggggggcggGTAGTGTGGGGAGCCTGGGGGGGCTGCAGTATGGCAGGGTAGGctcatcccccctcctgtccacccccaccccccccagtgGCCTGAAGAAGCCCCTGCTACCCAGCTGTGTGCTGTCCAAGCCCTCCGCCCTGGGCTGCAGGCTGGCTCGCCCTGGGCAGGCCAAGCTTCAGAAGCCCCTGTTCCCCGGcatggtgaggggggaggtcagggCCGGGGCGGGGGGCGTGGGGGACCCCCCGGACAAGGCGGACTCGCCCCCCGTCAGTCCGGACCCCCCCAGCGCCGGCGAGCGGAGCGGCTCTCTGAGGGAGGCGCTGTCCCAGCCGTGCACGGCCGACGGGCTGGAGGACATGTCCCTGTCATCCGCCTCGTCCCTGGAGCGCAACGACACCAGCGACGAGTTCCTCGACGACTTCGACGGCCTCGGCGACCCCGGCCAGGGGGAGGTGCCGGACAACAGGAGTCGTGGCAACGCCACGGAGATTCGCCTGCGCCACTTCCTGAACGAGAGCATGGACTGGGAGGGGATGGGCCTGACAGGTAAGACAATGTTGGTTCAGCTCTGCGGTTAAAGTATTTGGACTTGTAGATCGAGAGGTCTCAGGTTCGAATCCCCCGCTGATGGATGAAATCATTACTATAACTCTCATTTCAATAACTCTTACTACCTTTGAACTTGTTACTGTGACTACGACTACAGTCTGGTGTGCGTTTGTTCCCTGTCCAGGCGGGCAAGAGGAGGGAAGCGAGAGGGGGTCCCGGGGGGGCCTGTCATCCGAGGAGGGGGACCTCCCCCAGGGCTCGTCCTTGGAGCTGTCCCCCTCCAACAGCTCCGGGGGAACCTACATGTGGGACGAGGAGGGCCTGGAGCCCCTGGGGGGGCTGGCCTCACACCCCTGTGACAGCTACGACAACGCAGACCTCAACAGCATGGTAGGTCCTCACTGCACTGCACTGATGGAGCACCAGTcagtactgtactactgtagctCCAGTCAGTACTGTATGTAGTACTACTGTAGGTCCAGACagtactacagtacacacagtatTACTGTAGGTCCAGACagtactacagtacacacagtatTACTGTAGGTCCAGACagtactacagtacacacagtatTACTGTAGGTACAGCTCCTGTTGGAAGCTAAAGATGGCAGTGTTCCTCTGGCCAGTAGCGTCGTAGCATGTTGCTGTAGACTGCAGGTCTTACCTCACTCGATTACACGAACCCTCTACAGAAGATTTCCTCTTAATGATTGAGGGATTCCCCAGGAGAACAAGGCCTCTTCTCTCCCAGGCAGGGGGGACACTCCCGTCAGACTACCAAGCTCAGACAAGCACCCTCCAACTCACTCAGACCACATTCTTTAGCTGTTCCAAGATCcggaatgccccccccccctctgaccctccccccctccccccctcccccctcctgaagGGCAGGGTTAGCTCCTTGACTTAATCTGTCTGTTTTTGCTTTCCTCCGTGGTCTGGTGCCATGGCGATCGGGCACTCAGGAATGTTTAAAGAGGTTTAATTATTTAGGATTGGAAGTGCTAATCAGCTTGGTTCTTCCCCTGGTCTCTATACCCTGCCTGTGGTACAACACTAATCAGCTTGGTTCTTCCCCTGGTCTCTATACCCTGCCTGTGGTACAACACTAATCAGCTTGGTTCTTCCCCTGGTCTCTATACCCTGCCTGTGGTACAACACTAATCAGCTTGGTTCTTCCCCTGGTCTCTATAGCCTGCCTGTGGTACAACACTAATCAGCTTGGTTCTTCCCCTGGTCTCTATACCCTGCCTGTGGTACAACACTAATCAGCTTGGTTCTTCCCCTGGTCTCTATAGCCTGCCTGTGGTACAACACTAATCAGCTTGGTTCTTCCCCTGGTCTCTATACCCTGCCTGTGGTACAACACTAATCAGCTTGGTTCTTCCCCTGGTCTCTATAGCCTGCCTGTGGTACAACACTAATCAGCTTGGTTCTTCCCCTGGTCTCTATAGCCTGCCTGTGGTACAACACTAATCAGCTTGGTTCTTCCCCTGGTCTCTATACCCTGCCTGTGGTACAACACTAATCAGCTTGGTTCTTCCCCTGGTCTCTATACCCTGCCTGTGGTACAACAGTGTTGATCCCACAACAGGCCCGGAACAGCTGACTATGTCAAGataaggggaggagaagggtgctgtctggatgtgtgtgtgtgtgtgtgcgcttggagTTCCCAACTGCTGGTGTGTACACGTGCAGTATCCATGTGTGTCTGATTAAGAGTAATTGAGAATTAAAGAATGTGTCttaaggagagtgtgtgtgtggtgtgtgtctgtgtgttaaagTGAAGTGAGATTAGGGAGAGATCCATATGGAGAAGATTTAAACCAGCGATGCCTGTGTCTTCAGAGAAGTAATGGACTAGTCCAAGTGGACATTCTAACTTTAATTTTCTTCTGTTATATGACTATTACTATTCATCCTATTACTATTGTGATACTTTTAAGATATCCAGTATCTGTTGATGCACCCTCTAGAGATCCATCATGTTGTTGGTTTTGGGCTAGTAACTTTGCAACCATACAGGCCTTTTATACTAACGTATATTTGTCATAAAgcctatatactgtatattttgttAATAGAGAACTAtaaaaaagtattttatttTGTCTTAGGGGCATGTGAGGCATCACGACTAGAGCCCAGCGTTAATGAggtctgggctgtgtgtgaaCACGGGGTGAGAGGGACACCTTGTGGACAAATCAAGCCATGACATGGTTGAATTTCAAACGTGGTTCTCATCCACTATCACTCACCACACATCAGAGGTCTCTTGACACTTCCATTCTCCGTACGGTTATCACCCTCAACTGTAATATGATTTATAACGAACATATGGTACAgagtacagtatagtacagtCCTAATTAAGTTCTCATCAATGATAAaaaccttcttttttttttatctcaacTGATCTGAACGCTAACTCTGCACTCTGCTGGGCTGCAATACCCACCAGTGACCACCTGAGGGCGGTATGCACCTGTGACTGGACAAAGATTGACTGGCTGTGTCTGAGACGAGGAAACAAGGAGACAGactgagaatgagagagtggaagaccgagagataaggagaagagagagaaaacatagaagaaagagagaggaaagacagagaaggGAGAACCCCTCTGTATTTCGGTTTCCATGGCGCTGTAGTCTAGACTCGTCTACTTATATTTTCAAACGGCCTCAGGCAGTTTTATTACCATTTAGTTTCTACTCTGTTATTATTCCTGATAGAAGCTGTGCCGTTATTAGCTCTCATCATATTGATGGCCTTGTAAAATGACAGGAAGCAAACATCTTTGAAAACATCAGACGGTACCGGAGGATTTGCCGCTCTGCACAGAAGATTTTGGTTTGCCTGCGTCGCCTAATTAATAATGCGCCAGCGAGTCGCGAAAGTTGCGTTTGCTGAAGAAACGCATCGCAACCTGGCCCTCTTTTGaagcctctctttctttctctctctctctctttgtcccgcAGTGTTTATCACGTCCTTCTCCAGTTGTCTGTCTATCTGgagttttttaaatatatatatatacaaaaaatacaaaataattctcATCCATCATCTGCGGTGCAAACAGCAGACAGTTCTGTTCTCGAATCctgctcccttctccctcttcaaAGACCTCTCCAGGAGCAGACTGACATGCTCTCTCATGTATTTATTTGGGTCTAATTTTAGACTTTGTACTTCTGGGTGGAGACAGGATAATTATTCAATAGTGGCTCTACAAGTTGGGTGCTTGAAAGCCCTTTGTCTCAGCAGGGCTCTTCCACCATTACTGAGACTGAGCAGCACTCTCATGCTATTAATTAGCTGCTACTTAGCTGCCAGTGTTGACCACGTTTAAAATTGCAGTCATTGTGTGGTATAATACTAATAGTAAATCGTTGTCCTTTCgagtgtccttgtgtgtgtttgtgtgtatttgtttgtgtacagGAAGAGCATGCAGACACATAATTAGACCACTAACTGTTCTTTTAAAGCTCAGAGCCACAGCTACTCTACTCAGATCCAGGACCAGCCACAACGCTGCCTGTCCCTGCTGAAACCAACCCCGCCTAGGCTAGTCCAACTGAGCTCAGAACAGTTCCGCTGGGTCAaggctccctgtgtctctccttccccctggagTGCATCACACAGTCATCGGCCTGTCCTTGGACGTGAACTTCCCCTCTCGCGTGTGTGTCTAAGCTTCTCACTGCTCCACTACCCCTCTAATTGTCCTGCTGAAAGTCAGTAAGCCCTCCACAGTGATGACTACTCTGATTATCCACATTACACACTCTATAGAACCGGGCCGAGCGGTCATATTCAGATGGCTCCAGTCTGTGAGGATTGAGGTTTTTCATTGCGGGGGGTGGGAAGGCATTAGCTGAGCTGCAGGAAATGGACGAAAAATGTGATTACAAAGAAGTAGAGCCATTTTGGAGCCAGAGACATATTTCCTATCTAAAGGGCAAGTTTAAGTTATTCCTTCTAGgggaacacacgcgcacacacacgcacacacacgcatgtttaGAACTGCACGCTTAATACATCGGCATTATACATGGGATCTTAGGACATACACAGTGCAACATATATGTTGCTAAGTCGTTGTTGATCTGGTGACTTGTGTGTCCTTCTGCCAGCCCTGCTCTAATGAACATGTTCATAGGGGCTGCGTTCCAGGTCAGGGTGGGTGGATGGCCTGGAGGACTCGGTGCTTCTGGTGACTGGGGCGGCTGGTATTGATCTCGCGTTCAGACCCAGACTAGTTGTTGTGCTCTTGTTTGCCCTGAAACATAATTAAGCAGTCCTCAGTGTCTGCAACTTTGTtcgtatatatatttaaaaaaaacaatgtgCTGAGACACTTTGCTTACCACGTTCTTTTTCGTGGTCTGACAATATGTAAAAAATCTGTACCTTGTTGTGTAACAAAGCAATTCTCGTAGCCCTGCTTGGATTGGCTGTTGTGTGGATCTAGTGGATCCCGTTTCTGGCCTGTGTACGcacgcttacatttacatttagtcatttagcagacgctcttatccagagcgacttacagtaagtacagagtagggtgaagtgccttacccaaggacacaacctcattttgcacggccgggaatcgaaccgacaaccttctgattaatagcccgactcccctaaccgctcagccacctgacccccggTCACGCATCCTACCACCAGCGTGAAACCAACGGCTGGCCTAAGACAGCTTCAGCTAAATACAACACATATGCATGGGTTGAGTTAGCAGAGACCGTGGTTCAGCATTGATCCATGCAGGCTTCAGTCGAGGCTTGGGGGAGCTGTCAGGGGAGAGTGGGATGTGTGAGGGAGTTTCAACACCAAGTTCTTGGCCAGTTGGatggagaggctggagcagaTTCGCCTGGTTGCTCAGTGGGGGAGCTGCGTCAGTGGGGGAGCTGCGTCCTGGCAGTGTGAAATGTCATTTTCTCCAGACCGCGGCGGTGTGACTAAGCTCCTCGCTGCATGAAGCTActctagaagagagagagagagagagagagagagagagagagagagagagagagagagagagagagagagagagagagagggagagagggagggagggagggagggagggagggagggagggagagggggagagggggagagggggagagggggagagggggagagggggagagggggagagggagggagggagggagggagggagggagggagggagggagagagggagagagggagggagggagggagggagggaggggagaggagggaggagggagggagggagggagggagggagggagggagagagagagggagagagggagagggggagaggggagagggggagagggggagagggggagagggggagagggggagagggggagagggggagagggggagagagatgataaATAGATGGATAAATAGATGGATAAATAGATGGATAAATAGATGGAtaaatagatagagagagatgggtagatggagagatggatagagagagagagagagattctagatagagaaagaggaggggcgTAAAGAGGGAAAGGTTTTAAGAAATGGAGAGAGCATGTTGGAGAGGTAAAAAACGGGAATAGTGGACACAATGATAGATGGGAGGAAAGTAAGGAGGGTGATGCTAGCTGGCTTAAATAATATACTATCAGTGTATGTCTGTTTGTTAATCATCTTCTTCCATAGAACAGTCGAGTCAACATTACCATTCAGTTACCACAAATAGAGCAAGACATTATTTATAACGAAATCCTCCGCTTTCATGGACGTGTCTCCGAGCCAAGGctcatgtattttattttcattttccgCTGAAACGCAAAATTGCAGTTCATGCTTTGAACTACCGGTTTACCTCCTAGTCTCTTATTTGCTTTTGGGGATGCTTTGAATTCAACAAGAAACTGCCATGTTACCAGAGCAGCAGAATACTTTCGCTTTAATAATGAATATTCTTTTCCTTCAGCATTATCATGACAAACATAAAAGGGACATCTCTTTGGAGATGTGGGGGGACTGATGAGTGGCTTGACTGATGGGTGGCTTGATTCCTGCTGTTGAAAGACAGCAGTCTGTTTTCACAGCCTTATATGGGTGTGTATTGGCTGGCGCTCTCCAGGATATAGGACCGTCAGTGACAGAGTGTCCACAGACCTCGTCTCTCTTGTCAACTATttgaaataaatatatttttgaaccaattttttgcttcatctctctccgtctctgtctctctctttctgtctgtctctgtctctctctttcctttctcctctatcctctctctctctgccctcaggACATCCTGAACCAGCTGGGCTCCCTGGATCCAGGAGACCTGGAGGAGGACGACCTCATGCTGGACGTGGACCTGCCTGACGATGGCTCCCTGCACAccggtgagacaggcagacNNNNNNNNNNNNNNNNNNNNNNNNNNNNNNNNNNNNNNNNNNNNNNNNNNNNNNNNNNNNNNNNNNNNNNNNNNNNNNNNNNNNNNNNNNNNNNNNNNNNNNNNNNNNNNNNNNNNNNNNNNNNNNNNNNNNNNNNNNNNNNNNNNNNNNNNNNNNNNNNNNNNNNNNNNNNNNNNNNNNNNNNNNNNNNNNNNNNNNNNAATGAGACGTTTTTCTTGTCACCCTGACAAGTGTGACACTAATGTTTGGAGGTGACAAGCGAGCATGTTATCACCCAGGATGTCCTTTAAATGGAGCTGATGAGGAGTGATCACAGATGAACACAGCTATCCTTCTTGATGACGAGGTCAGGAAGGCGTGTTCTAGTCCTGTGCCCATTTTATTTTCTTCGCCGTTGGACAGTATTGTGCTATAAGAAGTCAACCTATAATTTatcctgtgctgtgttgtgattaGATCAATCCtcatgctgcttcagatgaaACAACCCTGTAATTTTATGCCTTGATAGCAATTCATCTAAAGATGATTTAAACAGTTCTGCTGTTCTTTAACAACTGAATAAATCTTTCTGAGGACTCGGGGAATTACTCACACTCATATCACTgagtggaaagggagggagtCTGTCAGATGCTTCAGCTGAACTTCTTCTTTCCAAATCAACTGGACCAAATGGAATCAGTTAAATGTAAGATATGTGACACCAAATTATTTAAACCTTGTAAAAAACAACTTGAAAACACCTCCAGTGTCCTCCACTTCCAAGTTGCCTGGAACAACTTTCTTATTCTGACGTGCTATAATTAATTGAAGCAGTAGTTTCGAGTCCACTGATGTTATGTTTTGACAGTTGGACAACATCACAATGCTCACTTACactgagggagtcagatggctgagcggtgagggagtcgggctagtaatctgaaggttgccagttcgattcccagccgtgccaaatgacgttgtgtccttgggcaagtcacttcaccctacttgcctcgggggaatgtccctgtacttactgtaagtcgctctggataagagcgtctgctaaatgtaaatgtgatccaTTATAAGCTCCTCAGTCTCCCTTCCATAATTGATTCCCACAGTCTTCCTAGTCTCCATCTGACTCGTTTTCAAAGGTGTCTGTTACTCTGCCATAAGTCTCTTCTTCTTCAACACAAGACAATGATCCTGAATCCAATGAATGGAAGTTTATACTTTTAACTAACAgtataacaaatatattttaactACATATGTTCAgttaaaaatatgtttatattttaaatataatcAACCAATTTGGGATGGTTAAAAGATAATTATGCACAAACAAATTAAAGATCATAATTCATGCTTCTCTTGGTGCTGTAATGCTCCATAGTTGATCAGTGCTAATGACCTTTCCATTACAGCCAAGGTAATAAATCCCTCTCACCGCCTCATGGCACGGTGACGTGGGACATGATGTCACCCATACGGTCCTCATAATAAGCCACAACTAATGGATCTGAGTTGAAACATTCACGAAACATAAATCTGGGGGCTTATCAACTGTACaactattattattttttatccgCGCAACAATTCTCATATTCCAAAATCCAGCTGTCATTTGTATCCTAGATAATATATTTATTACCTCCTTGAAACGTGGTTACataattctgaaaatgacatCTCTCATTTCCTAGACATCGGTGCTTAACAACATTTTACTCTTGCTACTGCCACAACCACCATGCATGGCCAATGCATCTGAAATAGCACTGTGAAGGTAGCAGTGAATCCACCCTAATGCATATTGCCAGGGTGACTTTGGTAGTTCTAAAAAGATGCACTGTATCAAATCCCTTGGGTTGCAGGCAATCAGAATCCTGATCATGTACTGTAACCTGGTTTTACCATTATGTGTACGCTACAGTGTTTCCGAACATTCCGAGAAAAACTGTCCTACCTAATTGATTAAACTGCAAATAGAAGCCAGTGCCCTGGGGCATTGATTGTCGAAAACCTTTTGAGCGGGGATTGTGCCTGGACTGTGTAGGTGTTGCATATAAAATGCTGACTTTAACACTGCAGGACGGCGCTAGTCAGAACTAGGTAGGGAGGGCGCATCAGGCAGGAAAAGGGAGCCGTCACCCGTGTCAGGTAGAGACCGTTCCCCTCTAATCTTCCGCCTGTGCTGCCACTGTCGAGGAGCTGCATGGCCAATGAGGCTGAAGGTTACCCACGCACCACTCACAGGCAGAGTTCTGCATGCTTGCCATGGAAAACTACTCTGCTGTCTGGGATCACACACAAGGCGCACGATTGCATAGTGACGAAGTGGTAGTTGTTAACTTCTGAAAATACTTGTTGACATTTCCGTTTTAATCAGTGGCTACTGTAGATGTTTGTGGGTGCTGAGGTGCGCGCCGTTGACAGCATAAAATGAAATGGTGCGACTTTAAATGGTAGGCAAGACCCGCTGATATATTGCCAGTGTTATGGCCACTAGCGTACTGGccttccccgtctctctcccacgGGTAAGTAGTACTGTCTACCATTATCACAAACATCGTGGAATAGTGGTAGACGAGAGCGTAACTCGATCACTGCCTTTACGCCAGTTTATAATGTACATGGACCTGTAGGCTACTCATCCCAAACCTCGTCAGATAATCTATAGGCTTTAGTTGGTATAGTAAAGACGGACTGAGTGCAGAGTTGTAACAGCATCCATCTCCACATAATTTTGCATAATTTAGCTGATGCATTCAACTATTAGCATGCAACATACACAAAGGATAGCCTACATTTTGCAGATACAACCACGGACGTACTGCATTTCCCGTGGATTTAATTGCTCCATATGGTGCAACTGATTAGTTTAGACAAGGTATTCAGATCATGTCCAAAGGTCAGCAGTGAAACATTTGATAATTTATTCAATACGTCTATCAAATGGGGGGTCTTCTTTAAAACCAGATTGAATCTGTCAGGCACACAAACAGTATGTATAGAGAGGCTATTCTAATTTAAATACATATTGTTTGTtgtatacttacagtacatccttccccctccaccttcagGATTCTCCCTACTTACACATTCACCTTCCTTGGGATCAGTAAAGGGTTGTCTTATCCTGTCTGTGAGTTCAGAATAGTCTGCTTAAATGGCAAGTATTGATTATGCATTTCAGTGAAAACACACAAGAATCTTGAACCAGCTTTTTCATGAGTCTTTATACTGTAGACTTGAAGCCTTTTGTCTAG
This DNA window, taken from Osmerus eperlanus chromosome 6, fOsmEpe2.1, whole genome shotgun sequence, encodes the following:
- the ccser2a gene encoding serine-rich coiled-coil domain-containing protein 2, with the translated sequence MEEKSLSKPTMVSRLPKFGARPAPGVSSPLPNGPPQPPPPTQEGKTPPPVRANGLLRTSSFSLKWRKDGVGASPEDGACLEGREDKPQFQLPLLGKEGKKASPSTPKLQRSASSVSSTSSPKAIPRHQPSKASPKTGARLGQSPLSGGLKAGLNGSLGSRRSGSGSCLVNSGSPRSGSRDSLSQSSDSLKSLVLDNMVRSQSFTHFKQIPSPSSLPMTRSFSFNRAVELAKPLANTQLRTPRTTLIKPPQGLANGRLGLGLGGMGGAGSVGSLGGLQYGRVGSSPLLSTPTPPSGLKKPLLPSCVLSKPSALGCRLARPGQAKLQKPLFPGMVRGEVRAGAGGVGDPPDKADSPPVSPDPPSAGERSGSLREALSQPCTADGLEDMSLSSASSLERNDTSDEFLDDFDGLGDPGQGEVPDNRSRGNATEIRLRHFLNESMDWEGMGLTGGQEEGSERGSRGGLSSEEGDLPQGSSLELSPSNSSGGTYMWDEEGLEPLGGLASHPCDSYDNADLNSMDILNQLGSLDPGDLEEDDLMLDVDLPDDGSLHTGETVFLVSI